In Candidatus Brocadia sp., the sequence GCCCACGTTTACACCGCTAGCCTTCAAATGCTGCCATATCGCATCGGCCTCATCGACCTGAAAAGCCAGCGTCAAGCCCTGCCCCCTGGCACTTTTGACGGTTGCTCGTTGTTCATTTGCCACGCTCAAACGGGCGTTAGCGGTTACTTCAAACTCCACAAACCAGTCGTTCTCAAACGTTACAGGAAAGCCTAAGATATTCCGATAAAAGAAAACCGTTTCCTGCCATTTCTGGCAGTATAATATTGTATTGATCACACGAATATGTTTTCTCTCCATGTACATATCAACTCCTTAGCAATAAGATATGGTTGCCTAGTTCTTTAAACTGTTTTACACCAACGTTATTATAGAAAAAAGCACTGATAGGTCAAAGACCATTTAGCCTTTTTATTTGTATAAAACAGATGGAAAATCGCAAAGGTATTAGCAATTAAATTCGTTCATATATCTGGCTACACTGCCGCCCTGTGTCCAATTGTTTACATGGAATTTAATTTTGCATGCGATATTCACTATGTGAAACAATCATTGCACAATGAAAGGTCTGTCGGGTCGGATCTTTCAAAATGTTTGTGCCGGTTAAATACCCTTTCGTTTACATAGTGTGCCGATTTAATACTGCTTAAACAAAAAACAAGTAATAATTTGTTTTTTAGCTAAAATTGGCATGTTTTTCGTGTTAGTATACGAACGGATACTTGGTAGAATTCACACAAACAACGAATTGGTGGATGCTTATAGAGAAGTGTTCCGGGGAAGTCAGGAAAGTCATAGACGACGAATTTAAAGTCACAGTTCATATCGATGCTGGCAAAAGAGGTTTTTTCATGTATGTAACAGATTTTTTTTCTGCAATCTTCAAAAAACGGGAGGGATAAAATGCCATTCATAGAAGGGATTAACACGATTAGTGCAGTTATAAAAAAATTACCAAAGACTCCGCATACGGTAATTCCTTCAAGAGAAGTATGGTTGTCCTTATGGGGTGCATTTTTGGGTATAGGATTTACTGCATTACTTGCCTATCTCTGGAAATTTCCAATGCTGTTAGGGCCATTTGGCGCCAGCTCTGTGTTGATTTACGGTGCCTATAAGTCTCCGCTGGCACAGCCGAGAAATGTCCTCCTGGGACATTTCCTTTCGGCATGCATTGGGGTAGTCGTATATGATTTTTTTGGTGCTACGTTTTGGTCTATTGCACTTGGAGTTGCCCTTGCCCTGGTACTTATGACAGTAACCTATTCAATCCATCCGCCAGCCGGTGCAACGGCATATATAGCCGTTCAAACCGGCGGGTTAGGTGCTGCATATATGTATATCTTTAATCCGGTTATCGTAGGTGCCTTTATTCTGGTATTAATTGGTGTGGTCTTCAACAAACTGGGGAAGAGGGAATATCCTATACACTGGTGGTAAGAAATGCTCACGTTTTTATGTATTCGTGAATATGTGT encodes:
- a CDS encoding VOC family protein — its product is MERKHIRVINTILYCQKWQETVFFYRNILGFPVTFENDWFVEFEVTANARLSVANEQRATVKSARGQGLTLAFQVDEADAIWQHLKASGVNVGKIADHPWGGRAFFLFDPDGNRLEVWSV
- a CDS encoding HPP family protein produces the protein MPFIEGINTISAVIKKLPKTPHTVIPSREVWLSLWGAFLGIGFTALLAYLWKFPMLLGPFGASSVLIYGAYKSPLAQPRNVLLGHFLSACIGVVVYDFFGATFWSIALGVALALVLMTVTYSIHPPAGATAYIAVQTGGLGAAYMYIFNPVIVGAFILVLIGVVFNKLGKREYPIHWW